In one Myxocyprinus asiaticus isolate MX2 ecotype Aquarium Trade chromosome 1, UBuf_Myxa_2, whole genome shotgun sequence genomic region, the following are encoded:
- the LOC127439760 gene encoding protein RIC-3-like: MAISTCQKITFISCSVLCMSLFLPKMFLPRGKKEIVHSEVGPGHFPPLRQSHSFSRDQDHWDTGSHYIKHYNPEVIARAKGASKPNLLGQFIPVYGFGIFLYIIYLFFKLTSKDKPPRKRCRFPIMQPEYTFQEMPTCQLVQLQARMSEQVREKRMSKVVQPSSRSRRGTQKREERKLKQLREITHMMWERQLQEGVSPEEEAEEAPHSADWEGSPEETYPEYDMPCRRRRYPSVILEEADQVILTAEELAERMEKEEGEDENESGDNDLCTIENMVKDVINGIKEEGEKDDNEQEDEEEEEEEKYDEEEEDDEEETGEDQPCLPKSIDENDERLKCLGEREEKQKASSKRRQITFSDHRYVYHYPKGGAVGCKYEEEEEEEHEEGEEAEEAEEEGDEGNEEEEIGDDEDCEEEEEEGDQWNEEGQSDKEEKEEDPLMEAESLGFNDDVECDPEEQEVDLFDFLQTYQPEVTVAQDCGTLRMHHNKQKVKK, from the exons tTGGGCCAGGGCATTTTCCTCCCTTACGACAAAGCCATTCATTCTCTAGAGATCAAGATCACTGGGATACAGGGTCTCATTACATCAAGCATTACAACCCAGAGGTCATCGCCAGAGCCAAGGGTGCTAGCAAGCCAAATCTTCTGGGTCAGTTTATCCCTGTCTATGGCTTTGGGATCTTCCTTTATATTATCTACTTGTTCTTTAAG CTGACATCTAAGGACAAGCCTCCCAGAAAACGGTGCAGATTCCCTATCATGCAGCCAGAATACACATTTCAAGAGATGC CTACTTGTCAGCTGGTCCAGCTGCAGGCCagaatgagtgaacaagtgaGAGAAAAGAGGATGTCTAAAGTTGTCCAACCATCTTCCAG GTCACGCAGGGGGACACAGAAGCGAGAGGAGAGAAAGCTGAAACAGTTGAGGGAGATCACCCACATGATGTGGGAGAGACAGCTTCAAGAAGGAGTCTCCCCAGAAGAGGAGGCGGAGGAGGCCCCTCACTCTGCAGACTGGGAAG GGTCTCCAGAGGAGACCTACCCAGAATATGATATGCCCTGCCGCAGACGCAGGTATCCAAGTGTTATCCTGGAAGAGGCAGACCAAGTTATACTCACAGCTGAGGAGCTGGCTGAAAGAATGGAGAAAGAAGAGGGAGAAGATGAGAATGAGTCAGGTGACAATGACTTGTGTACAATTGAGAATATGGTGAAAGATGTGATAAATGGAATAAAAGAAGAGGGTGAAAAAGATGACAATGAACAAgaagatgaagaggaggaggaggaagaaaaatatgatgaggaagaggaagatgatGAGGAAGAGACTGGAGAGGACCAGCCCTGTCTTCCTAAAAGTATTGATGAGAATGATGAGAGACTGAAGTGCCTAGGTGAAAGGGAAGAGAAACAGAAAGCAAGCAGTAAAAGACGACAAATCACCTTTAGTGATCACAGATATGTCTACCATTATCCAAAGGGTGGTGCTGTTGGCTGCAAgtatgaggaagaggaggaggaagagcatGAGGAAGGAGAAGAGGCAGAAGAGGCAGAAGAGGAGGGGGATGAAGGGAATGAAGAGGAAGAAATTGGTGATGATGAAGACtgtgaagaggaagaggaggagggagATCAGTGGAATGAAGAAGGGCAGAGTGATAAAGAGGAGAAAGAGGAGGACCCACTGATGGAGGCTGAGAGTCTGGGCTTTAATGATGATGTCGAATGTGATCCTGAAGAGCAGGAAGTGGACCTCTTTGACTTCCTTCAAACATACCAACCTGAGGTAACTGTAGCTCAAGACTGTGGGACACTTAGAATGCATCATAATAAACAAAAGGTGAAGAAGTGA